The Apodemus sylvaticus chromosome 19, mApoSyl1.1, whole genome shotgun sequence sequence CATTGTCCATTATTCAAGACAGATCCCTTAGCTTGGTGCCTTAGCCACTGCAGAAAATGGGGACAGACAGAAGAACTATACAAAGTATGTCAGTTTTCACTAGATCCTATGCAAAATATCATTCTTGATAAAGGGCCTTATTAGGACGACAAATTGGAAAATAGGCTGTATATTAGATAACAATAGCAAGCTATTTTAATTCAATTGCTGCATTGGTAGACAATTTTGTAGCAAATCATACTTAAATATGAAGGACCATAACAGTATGAGCAACATTTTCACAAATAATGTGAATAAGaataatatataaacacattaaGAAAAATCAGTAGCACATATCTTTAGTCCCAGCTCAGGAGGCAGGGGTAGCAGATCTCTGCATGTGAGGATTCCTGGTCTATGCAGTGagatccaggtcagccagggctacaaataAAGGGGACAGGGGTGAAATCaaagtacaaataaataaaaatactaaaatttggTTATATCACTTATGGTAGTGTAGGACTCATTGTGGCTACCTTGCAATCTGGTTGTAAATTTGATCTtggtttaaaataaaagatttgatttcaatatgaagaaaatcaaacaaaattaaGATAAACCAGGACTGTGTTTGGATGCCCCAAATTAAACATGATAATGAAGTAGGATCTCAAGCTCACAGCTCACCTAGGCTACATACTCAAGGTGAAGTCAGTACCACTGATAATgtaacactgtctcaaaaaggaaaagagagggaaaattacatatttaattgaataaatgttattttaaaggaaaaataaaatataccttcTCTAGCTGCCCATTTCTAaacctcttctttttttaatttttgaaaaatgacTTCATTACAGAGGCCGGGCTGTCCATCACTCACAGCTCTTCTACCTGAGCCAGCCCAGTTCTAGGATTCTATGTCCTTGAGGAACTGTTTCATTATAGAATTAGATGAGAATCATCATAGAACCAAAGCTGTGTTTAGCTTTTCTTATTCCATATTTGTAAGATAAAAGACAAACCTTTCAGAACACAAAGAAGGCATTTGCTTTTACTTTAGTAAGCATAATGATTGTTTTTAAAGAGTGATCTCTACACCATTCCACTCTGAATGTTCCTATAATTTCTGATAAAGAATAAAATGAGTTAACTGATCTCTCTGGAAATTGAATTATTTCACGTAGGGGAAAATCTCAGCCACAGGACAGACATTAGTCTCTGAATGCATCTCCTGAAAAAGTATACCAAAGACCAAATATGAGCCATCAACAAATCCATGTCTACACTTAGAAAATGAGACCAATTCTACACTAATGTCATTGATCCAACCACACAGTTGCTTATAACTGCTGTCACTGATAAAGAACAAACACAATAGTTGTAGTGTTCAGATCATACATGGTGCTCAAAAAACGTTTGTTGAAACAATGAAAACTAACTGATCAATGAACTTATTTCATCATGTTTTTCATCAGCCTCCTGTGCTCTCAGGTGAGAGGTCAGAAGAACCAGAGAAAGAATCCACCCATTTCCCAGGACATTCTGGGCTTCCTCTCAGCCACTAGAAAACATTTGACCAGAAGGAacagggaaaaggaggaaggactCTTAGAGagtagagggagaagagaaacatCCACCATCCACCTCACATGTTTTGACAAGTATGCAGAGTGAGCttttacaaaacaaattaaaatatgttgTCTGACAGTCTCATCTAGACACAGAGACCATGGTCAACCAGAGCTCCCCCATGGGCTTCCTCCTGCTGGGCTTCTCTGAACACCCACACCTGGAAAAGATTCTCTTCGTGGTTGTCTTGTGCTCCTACCTCCTCACTCTCCTAGGAAACACACTCATCCTCCTGCTGTCCACACTGGACCCCAGGCTCCACTCTCcaatgtacttcttcctctctAACCTCTCCTTCTTGGACCTCTGCTTCACCACAACCTGTGTCCCCCAGATGCTGTTCAACCTCTGGGGCCCCACAAAGACCATCAGCTTCCTGGGATGCTTTGTCCAGCTCTTCATCTTCATGTCCCTGGGGACAACAGAGTGCATCCTCCTGACAGTGATGGCCTTTGACCGCTATGTGGCTGTCTGCCAGCCCCTGCACTATGCCACCATCATCCACCCCCGCCTATGTCGGCAGTTGGCAGgtatagcctgggctataggttTGGTCCAATCCATAGTTCAGACACCTCCCACCCTCCGCCTGCCCTTCTGTCCCCACAGGCAGATAGATGACTTTTTGTGTGAAGTCCCATCTCTAATTCGACTGTCCTGTGGGGACACCACCTACAATGAGATCCAGATGGCTGTGGCCAGCATCTTCATCGTGGTTGTGCCTCTGAGCCTCATCCTGGTGTCTTATGGTGCCATTGCTAGGGCAGTGCTGAGGATAGGTTCTGCAAAGGGGCGCAGGAAAGCTTTTGGGACCTGTTCGTCCCACCTCATTGTGGTCACCCTCTTCTACAGCTCAGTAATTGCTGTTTATCTGCAGCCCAAAAATCCCTATGCCCAAGAGAGGGCGAAGTTCTTTGGTCTCTTCTATGCAGTGGGCACCCCCTCACTCAACCCTCTTGTGTACACCCTGAGGAACAAGGAGGTAAAGAGGGCCTTCTGGAGGCTGCTAGGAAAAGAAGGGGACTCTGAGGAAAGCTAAGGGAGAAATACTCAGTATACTTTCTAAATTGAGATTATTTCagcctttgtaaaaaaaaaaaaaattccacccaCTCTTCCATGCCTATCCAAGCCACAACAGTAGACCTAGTGAGTGACAGGCTATagtggagggggaggagcagtaagaaggaaagaagcagaaTCAGAAGATGAATGGGAAGAGAGCTAGATGTTTCTTCCAAAATGACGCATTCTTACCTGGACTGATCAAGGAGACTCATCTGACTCAAGAAATTtagaaagaagaggggaaaaaaatcttacaaaacTCAGGACTTACAAAATTTACAGGACTCTGGTGAATCCTCCTTGAAATGATATAACCAGTAAACAATTGGAAGAGAGAAACATCTCCAAAGATCTAGCTGCAAGCAAGTTATACACCAAACCCCAGTGACCCAATTTACATGTGTCCTCGTCCACGCCTAAGTGAGGCTTTCAGTGACATAGCTGCAATATATCACCCATTCTTCTGTAATTACAATAAACAGACTCATTGGTTGACCAACTTGGACTTAAATGGAATAATTTATTTGGCCTACTTCTTCTGGTACCCTACCTAGGATGGGTTCGTATTTATTGTCATTTGTCTACggatgagggagaggaagaggaagacagagatacaaagacagacagacaggaagacagggaaACAGGGCATGTATCTTTAATTCACATTCAAAAACatagttaatatttatttcttttccattcattttgtttcgtttccactttattttgtttataggtTCTTAATGCCCTGTGTACATTTTTTCTAGCTGTCCATATTATTATTCTATACTTCATGTAGGGTTTGGGGattgtgttgtttgttgttttttgttttgtttttagtttttttcaagacagtgtcttTTTCAaaactatgtagctctggctgacttagaactcactctgtagaccaagctggcctcaaacacacagagatccacctgtctctgtgtcttctaTAGTAAAACTAGAAAGACGCCAGAGAGacttccataaaaaaaaaatgatccagGGGCTTCCCTACTCAAAGATGAGAGAGTTCAGAGAATTGGTGCTCGTTTTAGAAATGTAAGATACACACGCAAAATCTTGAGATTACACAACTCCTCCTCATCCTGCTCTAAAACGATGATAAGAGATAAAGTAGTCTTTTAATTCCAGGAATTTTGGTGGGTTGAGGAGATAGAACAAGAAGCATAGAAATCCGTGAACCTCCTGTTCTACTCCAAGCTGATGGAATATCCCAGATGAATATCCCAGTATATCTTCCCAGGAGAAGAGCCTTCTTCCTGTCCAAGAATAAAGGTTCATGAGGGAATTTGTCAAAGAACTTTGACAATCAATAGTGCTAAACTGCAAACCAAACTCTCTATAAAATCTACtgtcagtgctggagagatggctcagcaattaagagtgtTGGATACTCTTGTGGAAGACCCAGGTCCAGTTCCCATTACCTACTAGTGGCTTAATActgcctccagttccagaggattcaatACCTTCTGTTGGCTTCCCTAGGTATTAGGGACCCACATAGTGTacttcataaacataaaatgagaacaaataaaatttaaacacacAAACTAATGAATAAATGTTACTTTAAAAACCTACagtgaattctttctttaaaaaaatagttttattttgattttacttatgtatattcatctctctgtgtgtatgctcaAGAATGTGAAATGCCTGCAGAAGTCAAAAGACCTTGGATTCCCAAAGCAAGAATTACAGGCCATTGTGAGCTACCACAGATGGGTACTAGGATCCAAACACCTGCCGTTGGcaaagagtagcaagtgctcttatgcactgagccatttctccaggcctcTGAATTCATATTTACTGATGGTGCAGTTAATATTCGGTGTCTGGGAAGCAGAGGACTTAGGGCATACCTCAGTGGAAGAACATTTGCCTAGTATGTGTTAGTCTCTaagttcagttttcagcactAGAAGGAAACAAATGCATTGGACAAATGATTCAGATATTAAGAGCatatactgctcttacagaagttCCAGTACCCATATCAGAAGGCTCACAACCCAGGACCAGCAAATCTGACACCCTTGGTTGCTATAAAtacctgcatatacatatacctacTTGCATAAACCCACAGAGaagtaactaaaaataataaaaaataaatatttttctgaaactCAGTAGAGACAGAATGGCTGGGTGAGCAGTATAGAAAAATCTCCCTAAAAATCATCAgtatatctaaaataaataaaactcaccATTTCAAGAGCTGGAGATGAGccaaaagcataaaataaatcccattcattcaaaattaaaaaaaaaattactgaaccTGAGAAAGAACAAGGTCAGACTGAGACATGTTAGTCTGGAACTGGTCCCATCAGGCCTCCACCCGCAAATAACATGAAACAAGGTTATTCAAATATTCAGACAGGCTGCAGGGATCAGGAGTTCTGGTAAGGATGGAACtgcttttatttggagcatacattaataataatagtaataataataattaataataataatcaataatGCACACTTGGAGACTATCAAAAGCAACAATACCTCAGTGGGGAATAACTAGAAAATGTCAACAGAGTAGCCAGTCTGAGGTTGCAGTATTGTTTTAAGCGAAGAACTGACCTGCAGGTCAGCCAGAAATATAACAGCAACTTAAGACCAAGTCAATGACAGTCTTAATCCAACTCAGCATAACTCTGGTGTCTGGAAAAGGTAAATACAAAACGCTAGGTGCTGTTTACCTTGCTGAACGCAGagctagaaaataaaaaaccaagatAGGTTTATAAGCAGCCTGAACTTGGAAAGCGTTCCCCAAATTACAAGTAAAACTATCAGAAAAAGGCAGGGTCTGCAATTCTGCAACCTCAGACTTGCTTCTTTGTTGACACTTCCTAGCTGTTTGTCACTGAGGCACTGCTGCTTTTGATAGCCTCCAAGTGTGCATTACTTTTTTTCTGTGTGCCCCCAAATAAAAGCAGTTCCATCTTCACCAGAACTCCTGATCCCTGTGGCATGTCTAAATAACCTTGTTTCATACTAATCATGGAGGCATGTTGGAACCAGCTCCAGTCTAACAAGTCCCAGACTGTTCTTTCTCAGGTTCAGTTTAAGCCCAAAACCTCCAACCAACAACTGTCTGACCAAAATTAGCTTTCCTTTCCCTGGTAAAATACTTAGGAAGCCCACCTCAAAAAGAGTATTTTGGGTTTGTCACAGTGGCTCATATCCATAAGAGACCCTGTATCAAGATagataatgagatggctcagaggttaagagcactgactgctcttatggtcctgagttcaaatcccagcaactacatgttggctcacaaccatctgttcagctacagtgcactcatatacattaaatacataaatattttttaaaaagtgataacGTTTAGGTGAAGCCCAGTGGTAGATAGTGCACATGTTTAGCATGCTCGAGGCCCTGGGCTCAAATTCccataataaaaacataaaattttttaaaagatttacttattttatgtatatgtacactgctgctgtcttcagacacaccagaagagggtataagatcccattacagatggctgtgaaccaccatgtggttgttgagaattgaactcaggacctctagaaacgCAGAGTGCTCCTAACTTTGCTGAGCCATCGCTGCAgaccaataaaataattaaaagttgaGTTATCACTaagctgcacagagaaaaaaaactcaaaaatttACTCACCAGAGAAATTCAACAAATAAACATAGAATATCTGTGGTTGCTATCTATTAAATGAGGGTTGATTACAATTGAGAATTGTTGCATATTATCCAAAAAATCCAATTTTTAGTAGTGctttgtggcacatgcctatgatcTCAGCACATGAGAAGCTGGGGAAGGGGGAttgtcaggagttcaaggccatcctgagttACATAGGTACATAGGTACATCAAACATAGGTACCTAATAAGACCCTATGCCAATAAGAGGCCCAGTTTCAACCCAatatgaaggtgtgtgtgtgtgtgtgtgtgtgtctgtgtgtgtgtgtgtgatgtacacaTAAAGGAGGACTATCAATAATGGTTTCTGATGGGTtcgggggtgggagaaggggtggggaagggcagtGAGAGAGATCCAGTGGTAAATATGCATTTTGTTCAAACGAGCACAACAATGGTcagatttagaaagaaagaacgaaagaaggaaggaaggagagagagagagagagagagagagagagagagagagagagagagagagagagaagaaagaaagaaagaaagaaagaaagaaagaaagaaagaaagaaagaaagaaagaaagaaagaaagaaagaaatgaaaggacagaaaaggaaaggacagaaaaggaaaggaaagggaaggaagagaagagaagagaagagaagagaagagaagagaagagaagagaagagaagagaagagaagagaaaagagagaaaagagaaaagagagcgGAAGTTCATTCGTCAAGTTCATTCTGTGTGATCTGGCAAGGTCTCAGGTCATGCGAGGATTGAATTTATCTCTACCTGAGAGCCAGCACGTAGGATGGCACACCTTTCCAGCCTGCCTTTCCTGGAGCGATGCACAGGGACCTGAAGAACCGGTCAGAGCGCGGATATAAAGAACCCTGCATGCACTGTGACTGCTTCTGCTGAGTCCTACAGGGGGCGATCGGGGCGGAGGAATTCCAGAGCTGACCTGGCCTTGGGGTTGGACACGGAAGGCCCCCCGGGGACTTATGGCTGCGGGGCGGCCGCCACCCTCGCTGCGCTCAGCGAGGGTAAACCCGCGAGACCTATGCCGCGTGGTGGTCTGGAACCGCAGCCCGCGTGTGGTGCAGCCCCTGTGGCTCGACTTCCACGGTGCACCACAGCCCTTCCAGACACTGCAGCCGGGCACCAGCCTCCGCATAAACAGCTACCGAGGTCACCCTTGGCTCTTCAGGGATGCAAGAACGAACGACAGACTCCTGGTTAACCGAACTGAGTTATTTGTGCCATCTCTCAAAGCTGACGGGCAGCCTGCTCTGGCCATCATCACGCTGCCAGTCTATACGCTCAAAGAGCGGTGCCTTCAGGTTGTTCGAAGCCTGGTCAGCCCGGAGAACTACAGGAAACTGGACATTGTCTCGTCACTCTACAAAGATTTGGAAGACCACCCCAGGTAGGGAAAGACCTGGAACGGTTTAGCCAAGAACACATTGGAAATCAGTGATTATTAAAAAAGGCGACCAAAGAAAATTACTAAAGAACTTCTGACGATGGTATTGTTGAGTCTTGATTTAGATGTGGAACTGTccacttattctttttttttatataattatatatttttattttctgtatcctttgtttacattccaaatgatttccccttgcccagtttccccctccccaaatgtcccataaaccttcttctctccacccattctccaatcacctctctcctttttctgtcctggtactcccctccaatgctagatcaagcctttccaagatcaggacgctctccttacttcttcatgggagttatttcttatgctaattgtgccttgggtattcagagcttctgggctaattaatatccacttatcagagattgcattccatgtgtattcttttgtgattgggttaccttacttaggatgatattttccagatccaaccatttgcctaaaagtttcgtgaactcattgtttttgattgctaagtagtattccattgtgtaaatataccacattctgtgtatccattcctccattgagggacatctgggttctttccagcttctggctattataaataaggctgctatgaacataatggagcatgtgtctttattgcatgccggggaatcctttgggtatatgcccaggagagatatagcagggtcctccatcggcaactaacaaattgggaaaagattttcaccaaccctacatctgatagagggctaatatccaatatatacaaagaactcaagaagttagaccccagggaaccaaataaccctattaaaaatggggtacagatctaaacaaagaattttcacctgaagaaattctagatggccgagaagcaccttaaggaatgctcaacatcattagtcattagggaaatgcaaatcaaaacaaccctgagatttcaccttacaccagtcaaaatggctaaggttaaaaactcaggagacagcaggtattggcgaggatgtggagaaagaggaacactcctccactgctggtggggctgtaagatggtacaaccactttggaaatcagtctggcagttcctcagaaaactgtacatgacacttattcttttaaaataatgtttcaacCTTATAGTTAAAAAGAACACTAACTGGGGACTGGAGAgtacctcagtggtagagcatttgctagCCAATGCAAAGTCTTGGGCtcaatcatttaaaaagaaatggcaTCACAAAAGGCCACTTAATATATGTACATTCTAGAAGTATCAGGAAAAATGTTGCAATTTTGCCTCCTAGTAACTCAGAAAAATTTGAGTGTAGAATATTTGTATAAGTGAATAAGAAATTAAGTAGAAAGTAGTCACATCTCAATAGATGCAATGTGGTTAGCAACCTATCCCCTCCTGCTTTGGGAAGACAAACACCATGGATGTAGAAATGAGAATTGATGTCTGAGGCCCCAGCACTTATTACACCAGAATCCTCCAGTTAGTGAGCAAGCAGCGCGTGATTTGATAGACAGGTTCAGGAGGTGGGCCTCTTTGGTTGGGAAGAGGAAGCTAATTTAAAATGCACTAAGCAAACATAGTGCCTTTTGGAAACTTTTATGGAAAGTATTTTTTCTCATTGTTCAAAGCTTGTCTTTTCTTAGTCCACTCAATTTGCACaggtgctgttgttgttgttgttgttgttgctgttactgttTGTAAACCAAGATTGGCTTTCCGCAGTTACTGAGGTAACAGTGGTAGCTTATCTTACACAGAAAGTAGCCATGCTCCTGTATAATTCTAGTCTTATGGACTATAAATAAATTGTTGCCAGGTCTgagtcttttttctctctttctttctgtgaatCTATGGAATTTCACGTGGTTCAGTATTTTTATCAGCAGGATTTGGGTATGCTTTTCATCTGGCTAGAAAGAGGGTTCAAACCTATAAAGGACATCTTCAGTCTAGTTTCCCTTAACTGCAGGTTTGTAGGGTATTCTGGCATGTTTTACagttaaataaatgttcattgcTTTCCTTACAGTTTGGAGTTCATATGTTTATTCATTAACTTCActcttttattaaatttacattttatttgtgtgacCCTTTCTAGCATtataactgatttttttccacATTGTCATTAGCTTTTCATAAACATCAGTGTTTAGTCCAACTTGTTATTAATGTAATTTCATCATATTTCCTAGAAGCTACTACAACTGTTCCTTAACACACCAAAGAAACAGTGTAGAGATTCTACAGTCTAGAGAGTATGACCATTCTGTCTATATTCAGACCGCTGAGATGACTAGTGGGTATGATCATGGGTGAAACATCCACTATGATGTGGACATCATATCCTAACTGATGGATGACAGGCAGAATAAaacacaagtgtacacacacacacaagcgcgcacgcgcgcgcgagCAATGGGAACTTTTGTAGATAAATCAGAGAAGTGGAACAGTGTCTAGATGCTGGGTAGAGGGGAACAATGCGACTCTGGTTGTCCCTACTAACAGAAGGAGTGGGTGACAAAGAGGTGGTTGGGAAGAGGGAGCTAATttaaaatgcactaaacaaacatAGTGAAAGAAGCTGATTTTATGGAAAGTATTTTTCTCATTGTTCAAAGCTTGTCTTTGGGTGGATGACTTTGTGACTTATTCCAGTAATGCTATTGCTGGCACATTTTCTCCATAGAGTCACCTGTACCCACCACCATAATTACTAGCTAATTATCTGTGGGCGGTGGAACCCCTGGGTCTCAGCTGAATTAATGAGATGTTTCTCTCCACAGGATAGGAGTCCTGGGATCCCTCTCTCTACCACATACCTAATGTCAGGCCTTCCACCACAGGACCACTGAAACAGATGCTAAGGTCTCCACAGACCCTGCTAGTTAAGAGATGCCTCAGCCCGACTTGGCCTCATTTTAACTTTTAGAAAAGGCTGCAGACTGTGGCTGGTGAACTGGCCAGTTCATCTGTGTTTACGCTTGAACTCTGGTGCTTACCACTGTATTGTAGTAGCCTAAGAGATTAAACTTCCTTTGTTAACTTATGTAAAAAGGAAGATACTCATATGTAGAGTTGTGAGGGACAATTGGAGGTACGTGGATAAATGCTAACAGCTTGGCTGGAGGGATTTAGAGTCCTCGTTTAGTATTTGCTCTGTTTATGTAGTGCAAATACTCCTGGCAAGGGAGATTCTAGGTAAGCCTGATTTAAAAGCTATCTCATAAAATCTGAGAATTTAAGAATTGAATAAGCTACCTCTGACAAAAACACAGGAAATGTTCTTCAAAAAAGAGTCTGGTTGCAAAGCCACATGATCCCTATTTCAATCAGAGATCTAGCTGCCCCTTCAGAGACAACCCTTCTTTCTCAGTTTGAGTTTTCCTCCTGATGTCCATGCAGAAACAAGGCAC is a genomic window containing:
- the LOC127669773 gene encoding olfactory receptor 2H2-like produces the protein MVNQSSPMGFLLLGFSEHPHLEKILFVVVLCSYLLTLLGNTLILLLSTLDPRLHSPMYFFLSNLSFLDLCFTTTCVPQMLFNLWGPTKTISFLGCFVQLFIFMSLGTTECILLTVMAFDRYVAVCQPLHYATIIHPRLCRQLAGIAWAIGLVQSIVQTPPTLRLPFCPHRQIDDFLCEVPSLIRLSCGDTTYNEIQMAVASIFIVVVPLSLILVSYGAIARAVLRIGSAKGRRKAFGTCSSHLIVVTLFYSSVIAVYLQPKNPYAQERAKFFGLFYAVGTPSLNPLVYTLRNKEVKRAFWRLLGKEGDSEES